One part of the Sphingobium yanoikuyae genome encodes these proteins:
- the mtgA gene encoding monofunctional biosynthetic peptidoglycan transglycosylase → MKKAKAAPKPASAQKRRSRWISIPLKVAIGFVGLSVGTVVIYRFVPPPVTITMLLDPNGITKEWKRLDAIDPDMPRAAIAAEDSRFCSHHGFDAVAIAQAMRHNASGGRIRGGSTISQQTAKNVFLWQGGGFVRKGFEAWFTVLIEAIWGKRRIMEVYLNVAETGIGTYGVQAGSIRYFGHGAGKLSRAEAARLAAVLPLPKKREAIDPHGFTRRYGNSISARIPVVQRDGLDDCLN, encoded by the coding sequence ATGAAAAAAGCCAAAGCCGCGCCCAAGCCTGCCTCCGCCCAGAAACGTCGTTCCCGCTGGATCAGCATCCCCCTCAAGGTCGCCATCGGCTTTGTCGGCCTGTCGGTCGGCACCGTGGTCATCTATCGCTTCGTGCCGCCGCCGGTGACCATTACCATGCTGCTCGATCCCAATGGCATCACCAAGGAATGGAAGCGCCTGGACGCGATCGACCCGGACATGCCGCGCGCGGCGATCGCGGCGGAGGATAGTCGCTTCTGCAGCCATCATGGTTTCGACGCGGTCGCAATTGCCCAGGCCATGCGCCACAATGCCAGCGGCGGGCGCATTCGCGGCGGCTCCACGATCAGCCAGCAAACGGCGAAGAATGTCTTCCTGTGGCAGGGTGGCGGTTTCGTCCGCAAGGGCTTCGAGGCCTGGTTCACCGTGCTGATCGAGGCGATCTGGGGCAAGCGGCGGATCATGGAAGTCTATCTGAACGTCGCGGAGACCGGCATCGGCACCTATGGCGTGCAGGCCGGATCGATCCGCTATTTCGGCCATGGCGCGGGCAAGCTGAGCCGGGCCGAGGCAGCGCGGCTGGCGGCGGTGTTGCCGCTGCCCAAGAAGCGCGAGGCGATCGATCCGCATGGCTTCACCCGCCGCTATGGCAACAGCATCTCCGCGCGCATCCCCGTGGTGCAGCGCGACGGGCTGGACGACTGCCTGAACTGA
- a CDS encoding MFS transporter — protein MLSTMFARRLAARNVHYGWAVAGTTFLTMLVVAGAVGAPGVFIVPLQKEFGWSAADISGALAIRFLLFGGMGPFAAAFMNRFGVRRMMLISLSIVIGGLLLSLGMTQLWQLVLLWGVVIGVGTGLTAMVLGATVATRWFSERRGLVMGLLSASTATGQLAFLPLLASMTGSYGWRTAMLLVCGAILVAAVAVMLLMRDRPSDLNLAPYGEQAIQPVPAQPASLGALLATPLIVLRDVAKVPTFWILFFSFYICGASTNGLVQTHFISLCGDYGLAAVGAASMLAMMGLFDFAGTLASGWLSDRYDNRWLLFFYYGLRGLSLLYLPFSDFSIYSLSLFAIFYGLDWVATVPPTVKLTAQRFGPEKANIVFGWIFAGHQLGAASAALAGGLSRTAWQSYMPAFIAAGILCLIGAALVLLINRGRTPSLATA, from the coding sequence ATGCTGTCCACCATGTTCGCCCGCCGCCTGGCCGCGCGCAATGTCCATTATGGCTGGGCCGTCGCGGGCACGACTTTCCTCACCATGCTGGTGGTGGCCGGCGCGGTCGGCGCGCCGGGCGTGTTCATCGTGCCGCTGCAGAAGGAATTTGGCTGGAGCGCGGCGGATATTTCCGGGGCGCTGGCGATCCGTTTCCTGCTGTTCGGGGGCATGGGGCCTTTTGCCGCCGCTTTCATGAACCGCTTTGGTGTGCGGCGGATGATGCTGATTTCGCTGTCGATCGTCATTGGCGGCCTGCTGCTGTCGCTTGGCATGACGCAATTGTGGCAACTCGTCCTTCTCTGGGGCGTGGTGATCGGCGTCGGCACCGGCCTCACCGCCATGGTGCTGGGCGCGACGGTCGCCACCCGCTGGTTCAGCGAGCGGCGCGGACTGGTGATGGGGCTGCTGTCGGCCAGCACCGCGACCGGCCAGCTCGCCTTCCTGCCGCTGCTGGCCAGCATGACCGGCAGCTATGGCTGGCGCACGGCGATGCTGCTGGTGTGCGGCGCGATCCTGGTCGCGGCCGTCGCGGTCATGCTGCTGATGCGCGACCGGCCTTCGGACCTGAACCTTGCCCCCTATGGCGAACAGGCGATCCAGCCCGTTCCTGCCCAGCCGGCCAGCCTGGGCGCGCTGCTGGCGACGCCGCTGATCGTGCTGCGCGACGTGGCGAAGGTGCCGACCTTCTGGATCCTCTTCTTCTCCTTCTACATCTGCGGTGCCAGCACCAATGGCCTGGTCCAGACCCATTTCATCTCGCTGTGCGGCGATTATGGACTGGCAGCAGTGGGCGCGGCGTCGATGCTGGCGATGATGGGGCTGTTCGACTTTGCCGGCACGCTGGCATCGGGCTGGCTCAGCGACCGCTATGACAATCGCTGGCTGCTCTTCTTTTATTATGGCCTCCGCGGCCTATCGCTCCTCTACCTGCCGTTCAGCGACTTCTCGATCTACAGCCTGTCGCTGTTCGCCATCTTCTATGGCCTCGACTGGGTGGCGACGGTGCCGCCGACGGTGAAGCTGACGGCGCAGCGCTTCGGCCCCGAAAAGGCGAATATCGTGTTCGGCTGGATCTTTGCCGGGCATCAGCTGGGCGCGGCGAGCGCCGCGCTGGCCGGCGGCCTGTCGCGCACCGCCTGGCAAAGCTATATGCCCGCCTTCATCGCGGCCGGCATATTGTGCCTGATCGGCGCAGCGCTGGTCCTGCTGATCAACCGGGGCCGTACGCCGAGCCTGGCGACCGCCTGA